One window from the genome of Bradyrhizobium xenonodulans encodes:
- a CDS encoding SMP-30/gluconolactonase/LRE family protein, with the protein MSNVRVLATDLEFPEGPVVMPDGSVVLVEIRGQRLTRVYPDGRKEIVAKVPGGPNGAALGPDGKIYICNNGGFSWIPTGQMIMPGPQPDDYLGGSIQRVDLQSGKVETVVTKCGEHDLRGPNDLVFDRHGGLWFSDLGKRRPREMDVGGMYYLKPGMKEIVEVVHGVLPANGIGLSPDENTVYIAETPTGRLWAYELSAPGTLKPREVIYRGERGKPICGLGGYQMFDSLAVEGGGNVCVATLVSGCISVIAPDGTLVEQVPTGDRVTTNIAFGGPELKTAYITLSGKGELIAMDWPRGGLPLNFLNK; encoded by the coding sequence ATGTCCAACGTCCGCGTTCTCGCCACCGACCTCGAATTTCCCGAAGGGCCGGTCGTGATGCCGGACGGCTCGGTGGTGCTGGTGGAAATTCGCGGCCAGCGCCTGACCCGGGTTTATCCCGACGGGCGGAAGGAAATCGTCGCCAAGGTGCCGGGCGGCCCGAACGGCGCGGCCCTCGGCCCCGACGGCAAAATCTACATCTGCAACAATGGCGGGTTCTCCTGGATCCCGACCGGCCAGATGATCATGCCGGGCCCGCAGCCCGACGATTATCTCGGCGGCTCGATCCAGCGCGTCGACCTGCAATCCGGCAAGGTCGAGACCGTCGTCACCAAATGCGGCGAGCACGATCTGCGCGGGCCGAACGATCTGGTCTTCGACAGGCACGGCGGCTTGTGGTTCTCCGACCTCGGCAAGCGCCGCCCGCGCGAGATGGATGTCGGCGGCATGTATTATCTCAAGCCCGGCATGAAGGAGATCGTCGAGGTCGTGCACGGCGTGCTGCCGGCCAACGGCATCGGCCTGTCGCCGGACGAGAACACCGTCTACATCGCGGAGACGCCGACGGGGCGGCTCTGGGCTTACGAGCTCTCCGCGCCCGGCACGCTGAAGCCGCGCGAGGTGATCTATCGCGGTGAGCGGGGCAAGCCGATCTGCGGCCTCGGCGGCTACCAGATGTTCGACTCGCTCGCGGTCGAAGGAGGCGGCAATGTCTGTGTCGCCACCCTCGTCTCCGGCTGCATCTCGGTGATAGCGCCGGACGGTACCCTGGTCGAGCAGGTCCCGACCGGCGACCGCGTCACCACCAACATCGCCTTTGGCGGCCCCGAGTTGAAGACCGCCTATATCACGCTGTCGGGAAAGGGCGAGCTGATCGCCATGGACTGGCCGCGCGGCGGTTTGCCGTTGAACTTTTTGAACAAGTGA
- a CDS encoding polyhydroxyalkanoate depolymerase encodes MMSMYYQAFQNHMDLTAPWRAGASSALKFLNLVPQGLSDQVVGRLSAALELISRSTLTYDRPAYGIDSVMVGNREVGITEEVAYATPFGSLLHFKKDGGAEQPRMLLVAPMSGHFATLLRGTVKTLLQDHDVYITDWHNPRDIPRSEGRFGLDDYTDHLIDFLGQLGPRPHMVAICQPSVSALAAAAVMCEGNHPARPATLTLMAGPIDTRIQPTRVNEFAKSRPIDWFEKNLINYVPMQCRGALRKVYPGFVQLTAFVSMNLERHIKQHMDLANHIAKGEKEKAASIKTFYDEYFAVMDLPAEFYIETVRDVFQEHLLPQGKLIHRGRPVNTKAVSRMGLMTVEGEKDDICSIGQTLAAQDLCTGVRAYRRVHHMQAGVGHYGVFSGKRWNGEIYPLLRDFVHVNS; translated from the coding sequence ATGATGTCGATGTATTATCAGGCCTTTCAGAACCATATGGACCTCACCGCGCCGTGGCGTGCGGGGGCCTCGTCCGCGCTCAAATTCCTCAATCTGGTGCCGCAGGGCCTGTCGGATCAGGTCGTCGGCCGGCTCTCGGCCGCGCTGGAGCTGATCTCGCGCTCCACCCTCACCTATGACCGTCCGGCCTACGGCATCGACAGCGTCATGGTCGGCAATCGCGAAGTCGGCATCACCGAGGAGGTCGCCTACGCGACGCCGTTCGGCTCGCTGCTGCACTTCAAGAAGGATGGCGGAGCGGAGCAGCCGCGCATGCTGCTGGTGGCGCCGATGTCCGGACACTTCGCCACGCTGCTGCGCGGCACGGTGAAGACGCTGCTTCAGGATCACGACGTCTACATCACCGACTGGCACAATCCGCGCGACATCCCGCGCAGCGAAGGCCGCTTCGGGCTCGACGACTACACCGATCACCTCATCGATTTCCTGGGACAGCTCGGCCCGCGCCCGCACATGGTCGCGATCTGCCAGCCGTCGGTCTCGGCCCTCGCGGCCGCCGCGGTGATGTGCGAGGGCAACCACCCGGCGCGGCCGGCGACGCTGACGCTGATGGCGGGCCCGATCGACACCCGCATCCAGCCGACCAGGGTCAACGAGTTCGCCAAGAGCAGGCCGATCGACTGGTTCGAGAAGAACCTGATCAACTACGTGCCGATGCAATGCCGCGGCGCGCTGCGGAAAGTCTATCCCGGCTTCGTGCAGCTCACCGCGTTCGTCTCGATGAATCTCGAGCGCCACATCAAGCAGCACATGGATCTCGCCAATCACATCGCCAAAGGCGAGAAGGAGAAGGCGGCCAGCATCAAGACCTTCTACGACGAATATTTCGCCGTGATGGACCTGCCGGCCGAGTTCTACATCGAGACCGTGCGCGACGTTTTCCAGGAGCACCTGCTGCCGCAAGGCAAGCTGATACATCGGGGCCGTCCGGTGAACACCAAGGCCGTCAGCCGCATGGGGCTGATGACGGTCGAGGGCGAGAAGGACGACATCTGCTCGATCGGCCAGACGCTGGCGGCGCAGGACCTCTGTACCGGCGTGCGCGCCTATCGCCGCGTCCACCACATGCAGGCCGGCGTCGGCCATTACGGCGTGTTCTCGGGCAAGCGCTGGAATGGCGAGATCTATCCGCTGCTACGGGACTTCGTCCACGTCAATTCGTGA
- a CDS encoding AraC family transcriptional regulator: MNPAQRALWYIESHLVESMTLDEIAAISGVSRFHLVRAFGAATGLPVMRYVRARRLSEAARSLANGAPDILSLALEADYGSHEAFTRAFRDQFGATPEAVRAARCVNHLELQEPILMDSTMIDNLKAPRFETAKAFLVAGTAERISCDNGAAIPGLWQRFHQDVADIPARVGNVAYGVCCNGDDAGNFDYIAGVEVAEFSDLPRRFGRVRIPEQRYAVFTHTEHVASVRRTVNTIWNQWLPASGLKAADAPNFERYDEKFDPATGNGGFEIWVPVRQ; encoded by the coding sequence ATGAACCCAGCCCAGCGCGCGCTCTGGTACATCGAGAGCCATCTGGTCGAGTCGATGACGCTCGACGAGATCGCTGCGATCTCGGGCGTGTCGCGGTTCCATCTGGTGCGTGCGTTTGGCGCAGCCACCGGCTTGCCGGTGATGCGTTACGTGCGCGCACGGCGGCTGAGCGAGGCGGCGCGCAGTCTTGCGAACGGCGCGCCGGACATTCTGTCGCTGGCGCTGGAGGCGGATTACGGCTCGCACGAAGCATTCACCCGCGCGTTCCGCGACCAGTTCGGCGCCACGCCCGAAGCAGTGCGGGCCGCGAGATGCGTCAACCACCTCGAGCTTCAGGAGCCGATCCTCATGGACTCCACAATGATCGACAACCTCAAAGCCCCGCGCTTCGAGACGGCAAAAGCATTCCTCGTGGCCGGCACCGCCGAGCGCATCTCCTGCGACAATGGCGCTGCCATTCCAGGCCTGTGGCAACGCTTCCATCAGGACGTTGCGGACATTCCCGCGCGCGTCGGTAACGTTGCTTACGGCGTCTGCTGCAATGGCGATGATGCCGGCAATTTCGACTATATCGCCGGCGTCGAGGTCGCCGAATTCTCCGACCTGCCGCGCCGGTTCGGCCGCGTCCGCATCCCCGAGCAGCGCTATGCGGTGTTCACCCACACCGAGCACGTCGCCTCGGTCCGCCGCACCGTCAACACGATCTGGAATCAGTGGCTGCCGGCCTCCGGTCTGAAGGCGGCCGACGCGCCGAATTTCGAGCGCTATGACGAAAAATTCGATCCCGCAACCGGCAATGGCGGCTTCGAAATCTGGGTGCCGGTGCGGCAGTAG
- a CDS encoding glutathione S-transferase family protein: protein MAKATLTISSKNYSSWSLRGWLLTKFSGLDFEEIVTAPDDASARAEILLLSSSILVPCLRHEGATVWDTLAIAEYLNEAMPDAGLLPADRVQRAHCRSISGEIHSGFTTLRASLPVNLKGHFPGFKIWSRAQADIDRVWFIWRDCLEKSGGPFLFGTTRTMADAMYAPVVTRFVTYDVKLEPLLKAYADTIMAMPEMQEWIAAAKDEPAEIEELEVEY, encoded by the coding sequence ATGGCGAAGGCGACACTGACCATCAGCAGCAAGAACTATTCGTCCTGGTCGCTGCGTGGCTGGCTGCTGACGAAATTCTCCGGGCTCGACTTCGAGGAGATCGTGACCGCGCCGGATGACGCGTCGGCGCGTGCCGAAATCCTCTTGCTGTCGTCGTCGATCCTGGTGCCGTGCCTGCGCCACGAGGGCGCCACCGTCTGGGACACGCTGGCGATCGCCGAATATCTCAACGAGGCGATGCCCGATGCAGGCCTGTTGCCTGCGGACCGCGTCCAGCGCGCGCATTGCCGCTCGATCTCAGGCGAAATCCATTCCGGCTTCACCACGCTACGCGCCTCGCTGCCGGTGAATCTGAAGGGACATTTCCCCGGCTTCAAGATCTGGTCGCGCGCGCAGGCCGACATCGACCGCGTCTGGTTCATCTGGCGCGACTGCCTGGAGAAATCGGGCGGGCCGTTCCTGTTCGGCACGACGCGCACCATGGCGGATGCGATGTACGCCCCGGTGGTGACGCGCTTCGTGACCTATGACGTCAAGCTCGAGCCGCTGCTGAAGGCCTATGCCGATACCATCATGGCCATGCCCGAGATGCAGGAATGGATCGCGGCGGCAAAGGACGAGCCGGCCGAGATCGAGGAGCTCGAGGTCGAATATTAG